In a single window of the Pocillopora verrucosa isolate sample1 chromosome 4, ASM3666991v2, whole genome shotgun sequence genome:
- the LOC131786609 gene encoding uncharacterized protein: MNLGIFVTILVVFSLWNTADANSDELLDVKIRNRKFRLPESEVREMLKTAALEKKGFKVQVTTKMVKDLVSGEQHCQTSYQYHKEVDCKRTHRVGKLLNNRVPDVFGREMTMKTREAIQTRGLNKMGKCQFGLVIDINKDEGCFGLQNKEDPSSFPKVSVEIKNII; the protein is encoded by the exons ATGAATCTTGGCATTTTTGTAACGATTCTGGTAGTTTTTTCTCTGTGGAATACAGCAG ATGCCAACTCTGATGAGTTGCTGGATGTGAAAATTCGTAATCGCAAGTTTCGACTCCCAGAGTCTGAGGTCCGTGAAATGCTGAAGACGGCTGCGCTGGAGAAGAAAGGATTTAAAGTACAGGTTACTACCAAAATGGTGAAAGATCTAGTAAGCGGTGAACAACATTGCCAG aCATCATACCAGTACCACAAAGAAGTCGATTGTAAACGTACGCATAGAGTAGGAAAGCTGTTGAACAACCGCGTACCAG ATGTTTTTGGACGGGAGATGACCATGAAAACAAGAGAAGCAATTCAAACCAGAGGTCTGAACAAGATgggaaaatgtcaatttggaCTGGTGATAGATATCAATAAAGACGAGGGCTGTTTTGGCCTTCAGAACAAGGAGGATCCGTCTTCGTTTCCCAAAGTTAGCgtcgaaataaaaaatatcatatgA
- the LOC131786837 gene encoding uncharacterized protein, with product MKITCDLMIFVLVCFNFVYFPAVGASTEDLQMKVKEPSSFRPSSSEMCDMLEKANLENRGFQKEVVRKSSQKPGRTGSDFETVYNYEKVVNCSVGAIQQMGVELNTSLPGAFGKEMSRWVTKEVKGRHFDSNGKCALGLEVDFRGGKGCDVRSKSKNVKKRIRRLFGFNIKASIRLRLKGLVFRVPRVNYTSFL from the exons ATGAAGATAACTTGTGACTTGATGATCTTTGTCCTTgtgtgttttaattttgtttactttcctGCGGTTG GTGCCTCGACTGAAGACTTGCAAATGAAAGTGAAAGAACCCTCAAGTTTTCGACCCTCGTCGTCTGAAATGTGTGACATGTTAGAGAAGGCAAACCTCGAAAACCGTGGCTTCCAAAAGGAAGTTGTCAGAAAGTCGTCTCAGAAGCCTGGAAGAACCGGATCAGATTTTGAA acgGTGTACAATTATGAAAAGGTGGTGAACTGCTCTGTGGGAGCCATTCAACAAATGGGAGTGGAATTGAACACATCTTTGCCAG GTGCTTTCGGAAAGGAAATGTCCCGCTGGGTAACAAAGGAAGTGAAAGGGAGGCATTTCGACAGCAACGGGAAGTGTGCATTGGGACTGGAAGTTGATTTCAGGGGAGGCAAGGGCTGCGATGTGAGAAGCAAGAGCAAGAATGTTAAGAAAAGGATCCGTCGACTCTTCGGCTTCAACATTAAAGCATCTATAAGACTGAGGCTCAAGGGTCTGGTTTTCAGAGTTCCCCGTGTCAACTATACCAGctttctttag
- the LOC131786818 gene encoding uncharacterized protein, which produces MKTVRGFMILVSLIFIQDSAVGASTEDLQMKVKEPSSFRPSSSEMCNMLEKANLEIRGFQKEVVRKSFQKPGRAKSDFETVYNYQKVVNCSVGAIQKTGVELNSSLPGAFGKEMSRWVTKEVKDRHFGSNGKCTMGLEVDFRGGKGCDVRRKSKNVKKRIRRLVGFSIRASIRLKLQGVVFRVPRLNYTGIPFL; this is translated from the exons ATGAAAACAGTTCGTGGCTTTATGATCCTTGTgagtttgattttcattcaggATTCTGCGGTTG GTGCCTCGACTGAAGACTTGCAAATGAAAGTGAAAGAACCTTCCAGTTTTCGACCCTCGTCGTCTGAAATGTGTAACATGTTAGAGAAGGCAAACCTCGAAATCCGTGGCTTCCAAAAAGAAGTTGTCAGAAAGTCGTTTCAGAAGCCTGGAAGAGCCAAATCGGATTTTGAG ACGGTGTACAATTATCAAAAAGTTGTTAACTGTTCTGTGGGAGCCATTCAAAAGACGGGAGTGGAATTGAACTCATCTTTACCAG GTGCTTTCGGAAAAGAAATGTCTCGCTGGGTAACAAAGGAAGTGAAAGACAGGCATTTCGGCAGTAATGGGAAGTGTACAATGGGACTGGAAGTTGATTTTAGAGGAGGCAAGGGCTGCGATGTGAGACGCAAGAGCAAGAATGTGAAGAAAAGGATCCGTCGACTCGTTGGCTTCAGTATTAGAGCATCTATAAGACTTAAGCTCCAGGGTGTAGTTTTCAGAGTTCCTCGTTTAAACTATACCGGTATCCCCTTCTTGTAA